In one window of Osmia lignaria lignaria isolate PbOS001 chromosome 11, iyOsmLign1, whole genome shotgun sequence DNA:
- the Dok gene encoding docking protein homolog isoform X2 has product MEPEEPLIQGILLLPPQGMLGQLKKTWHKRFCQLFRTSNYGIKRVEIYDNQEEAVLQLHAPRIITLDACIKIAPSNQSHVFTVVTKSGIHYFGCYSEVDMSHWITAFQLVAFKDSVSNQTIEENNDLYCTSGEGVFSVKVVETDASKRCGLETRNYTLVVAAVDIKLMDGDIVLFTWPYRYIRRYGYKDGKFIFEAGRKCESGEGSFRLEHSSQQEIFRCMYSKMRSMKKLLNEESNPSIDCNDAQYHAALSMEAGSRAALPPSPNSSSNLIDIDFSPQNSQKHSNSSSNVDSSVSTKPSSSIGRSKPAKPPRKCVFTGLLDKKNVDSELSDSSACGEYKALDTSPELSQKTIGSSILNDEEKHPYDLVEVRNDAWKTHGIDNIHHTERANSLLHNDKNKENEDDFQYETMMPFVSSQSSSKSKSSITDSPVVTTSAISQIPCKSSDESDYDKLEHFGSATKLSQKCAYKFGNFSGASQTSHSNISINTSVADTNTAWSNYDIVEDMSAVRLADDSHLGYGVIRKKSNHSESASGSSTVGPKHKVFNNSEYAIVSKPKRVVRE; this is encoded by the exons ATGGAGCCCGAAGAACCTTTGATACAAGGGATCCTGCTGTTACCACCACAGGGCATGTTAGGCCAACTCAAG AAAACATGGCACAAAAGATTCTGTCAGTTGTTTAGAACTAGCAATTATGGGATCAAACGTGTGGAAATATATGATAATCAAGAAGAAGCTGTATTGCAACTTCATGCTCCTCGCATCATTACATTAGATGCATGTATTAAAATTGCACCCAGTAATCAGTCCCATGTATTTACT GTTGTGACAAAATCAGGGATTCATTATTTTGGATGTTATTCAGAAGTAGATATGAGTCATTGGATTACTGCATTTCAATTAGTAGCATTTAAAGATAGTGTATCTAATCAAACAATAGAGGAAAACAATGATCTATACTGTACAAGTGGAGAAGGAGTATTTTCTGTCAAAGTTGTAGAAACAGATGCATCTAAACGATGCGGCTTAGAAACCAGAAATTATACCCTTGTGGTAGCTGCAGTTGATATTAAATTAATGGATGGTGATATAGTCCTTTTCACTTGGCCATATAGATACATTAGAAGATATGGTTACAAAGATGGAAAGTTTATTTTTGAAGCAGGAAGAAAATGTGAATCAGGAGAAGGTTCATTTCGCTTGGAACACAGCAGCCAGCAAGAGATCTTTCGATGCATGTACTCTAAAATGAGATCAATGAAAAAATTACTGAACGAAGAAAGTAATCCAAGCATTGACTGTAATGATGCTCAGTATCATGCTGCCTTATCAATGGAGGCTGGTTCCAGAGCAGCATTACCTCCTTCTCCAAATAGCTCTTCTAATTTAATTGATATCGACTTTTCACCACAAAATTCTCAGAAACACTCAAACTCTTCTTCAAATGTAGATAGCAGTGTATCTACTAAACCATCTTCATCGATTGGAAGATCAAAACCTGCAAAGCCGCCGCGTAAATGTGTTTTCACGGGCTTGTTAGACAAGAAAAATGTAGACTCTGAATTGTCTGACTCATCTGCATGTGGAGAATATAAGGCATTGGATACCTCGCCGGAATTATCGCAAAAAACAATTGGTAGTTCTATCCTTAATGATGAAGAGAAACATCCTTATGATCTAGTAGAAGTGAGAAATGATGCTTGGAAAACACATGGAATCGATAACATACATCACACTGAGAGAGCAAACTCGTTATTACATAAtgacaaaaataaagaaaatgaggATGATTTCCAATATGAAACTATGATGCCTTTTGTATCTTCTCAAAGCTCTTCAAAGAGTAAGTCTAGTATTACAGATAGTCCAGTAGTGACTACTTCCGCGATAAGCCAGATACCTTGCAAGTCCAGTGATGAATCAGATTATGATAAACTGGAGCATTTTGGTTCTGCAACCAAGCTCAGTCAGAAATGCGCATATAAGTTCGGAAATTTTAGTGGTGCATCACAAACCTCACATTCCAACATTTCTATAAATACTTCTGTAGCTGATACCAATACTGCATGGTCAAACTATGATATTGTTGAGGACATGTCTGCTGTGAGGCTGGCAGATGATAGTCACCTTGGATATGGTGTTATTAGAAAGAAATCAAATCATTCTGAGTCTGCTTCTGGCAGCAGTACCGTGGGTCCAAAGCATAAAGTCTTTAATAATAGTGAATATGCGATCGTGTCAAAACCAAAAAgg GTGGTTCGCGAATGA
- the Dok gene encoding docking protein homolog isoform X3 yields MSHWITAFQLVAFKDSVSNQTIEENNDLYCTSGEGVFSVKVVETDASKRCGLETRNYTLVVAAVDIKLMDGDIVLFTWPYRYIRRYGYKDGKFIFEAGRKCESGEGSFRLEHSSQQEIFRCMYSKMRSMKKLLNEESNPSIDCNDAQYHAALSMEAGSRAALPPSPNSSSNLIDIDFSPQNSQKHSNSSSNVDSSVSTKPSSSIGRSKPAKPPRKCVFTGLLDKKNVDSELSDSSACGEYKALDTSPELSQKTIGSSILNDEEKHPYDLVEVRNDAWKTHGIDNIHHTERANSLLHNDKNKENEDDFQYETMMPFVSSQSSSKSKSSITDSPVVTTSAISQIPCKSSDESDYDKLEHFGSATKLSQKCAYKFGNFSGASQTSHSNISINTSVADTNTAWSNYDIVEDMSAVRLADDSHLGYGVIRKKSNHSESASGSSTVGPKHKVFNNSEYAIVSKPKRLHGENKRAPQKELHRVDQ; encoded by the exons ATGAGTCATTGGATTACTGCATTTCAATTAGTAGCATTTAAAGATAGTGTATCTAATCAAACAATAGAGGAAAACAATGATCTATACTGTACAAGTGGAGAAGGAGTATTTTCTGTCAAAGTTGTAGAAACAGATGCATCTAAACGATGCGGCTTAGAAACCAGAAATTATACCCTTGTGGTAGCTGCAGTTGATATTAAATTAATGGATGGTGATATAGTCCTTTTCACTTGGCCATATAGATACATTAGAAGATATGGTTACAAAGATGGAAAGTTTATTTTTGAAGCAGGAAGAAAATGTGAATCAGGAGAAGGTTCATTTCGCTTGGAACACAGCAGCCAGCAAGAGATCTTTCGATGCATGTACTCTAAAATGAGATCAATGAAAAAATTACTGAACGAAGAAAGTAATCCAAGCATTGACTGTAATGATGCTCAGTATCATGCTGCCTTATCAATGGAGGCTGGTTCCAGAGCAGCATTACCTCCTTCTCCAAATAGCTCTTCTAATTTAATTGATATCGACTTTTCACCACAAAATTCTCAGAAACACTCAAACTCTTCTTCAAATGTAGATAGCAGTGTATCTACTAAACCATCTTCATCGATTGGAAGATCAAAACCTGCAAAGCCGCCGCGTAAATGTGTTTTCACGGGCTTGTTAGACAAGAAAAATGTAGACTCTGAATTGTCTGACTCATCTGCATGTGGAGAATATAAGGCATTGGATACCTCGCCGGAATTATCGCAAAAAACAATTGGTAGTTCTATCCTTAATGATGAAGAGAAACATCCTTATGATCTAGTAGAAGTGAGAAATGATGCTTGGAAAACACATGGAATCGATAACATACATCACACTGAGAGAGCAAACTCGTTATTACATAAtgacaaaaataaagaaaatgaggATGATTTCCAATATGAAACTATGATGCCTTTTGTATCTTCTCAAAGCTCTTCAAAGAGTAAGTCTAGTATTACAGATAGTCCAGTAGTGACTACTTCCGCGATAAGCCAGATACCTTGCAAGTCCAGTGATGAATCAGATTATGATAAACTGGAGCATTTTGGTTCTGCAACCAAGCTCAGTCAGAAATGCGCATATAAGTTCGGAAATTTTAGTGGTGCATCACAAACCTCACATTCCAACATTTCTATAAATACTTCTGTAGCTGATACCAATACTGCATGGTCAAACTATGATATTGTTGAGGACATGTCTGCTGTGAGGCTGGCAGATGATAGTCACCTTGGATATGGTGTTATTAGAAAGAAATCAAATCATTCTGAGTCTGCTTCTGGCAGCAGTACCGTGGGTCCAAAGCATAAAGTCTTTAATAATAGTGAATATGCGATCGTGTCAAAACCAAAAAgg CTACACGGAGAAAACAAACGAGCGCCCCAGAAAGAGTTGCACAGGGTAGACCAGTAA
- the Dok gene encoding docking protein homolog isoform X1, translating to MEPEEPLIQGILLLPPQGMLGQLKKTWHKRFCQLFRTSNYGIKRVEIYDNQEEAVLQLHAPRIITLDACIKIAPSNQSHVFTVVTKSGIHYFGCYSEVDMSHWITAFQLVAFKDSVSNQTIEENNDLYCTSGEGVFSVKVVETDASKRCGLETRNYTLVVAAVDIKLMDGDIVLFTWPYRYIRRYGYKDGKFIFEAGRKCESGEGSFRLEHSSQQEIFRCMYSKMRSMKKLLNEESNPSIDCNDAQYHAALSMEAGSRAALPPSPNSSSNLIDIDFSPQNSQKHSNSSSNVDSSVSTKPSSSIGRSKPAKPPRKCVFTGLLDKKNVDSELSDSSACGEYKALDTSPELSQKTIGSSILNDEEKHPYDLVEVRNDAWKTHGIDNIHHTERANSLLHNDKNKENEDDFQYETMMPFVSSQSSSKSKSSITDSPVVTTSAISQIPCKSSDESDYDKLEHFGSATKLSQKCAYKFGNFSGASQTSHSNISINTSVADTNTAWSNYDIVEDMSAVRLADDSHLGYGVIRKKSNHSESASGSSTVGPKHKVFNNSEYAIVSKPKRLHGENKRAPQKELHRVDQ from the exons ATGGAGCCCGAAGAACCTTTGATACAAGGGATCCTGCTGTTACCACCACAGGGCATGTTAGGCCAACTCAAG AAAACATGGCACAAAAGATTCTGTCAGTTGTTTAGAACTAGCAATTATGGGATCAAACGTGTGGAAATATATGATAATCAAGAAGAAGCTGTATTGCAACTTCATGCTCCTCGCATCATTACATTAGATGCATGTATTAAAATTGCACCCAGTAATCAGTCCCATGTATTTACT GTTGTGACAAAATCAGGGATTCATTATTTTGGATGTTATTCAGAAGTAGATATGAGTCATTGGATTACTGCATTTCAATTAGTAGCATTTAAAGATAGTGTATCTAATCAAACAATAGAGGAAAACAATGATCTATACTGTACAAGTGGAGAAGGAGTATTTTCTGTCAAAGTTGTAGAAACAGATGCATCTAAACGATGCGGCTTAGAAACCAGAAATTATACCCTTGTGGTAGCTGCAGTTGATATTAAATTAATGGATGGTGATATAGTCCTTTTCACTTGGCCATATAGATACATTAGAAGATATGGTTACAAAGATGGAAAGTTTATTTTTGAAGCAGGAAGAAAATGTGAATCAGGAGAAGGTTCATTTCGCTTGGAACACAGCAGCCAGCAAGAGATCTTTCGATGCATGTACTCTAAAATGAGATCAATGAAAAAATTACTGAACGAAGAAAGTAATCCAAGCATTGACTGTAATGATGCTCAGTATCATGCTGCCTTATCAATGGAGGCTGGTTCCAGAGCAGCATTACCTCCTTCTCCAAATAGCTCTTCTAATTTAATTGATATCGACTTTTCACCACAAAATTCTCAGAAACACTCAAACTCTTCTTCAAATGTAGATAGCAGTGTATCTACTAAACCATCTTCATCGATTGGAAGATCAAAACCTGCAAAGCCGCCGCGTAAATGTGTTTTCACGGGCTTGTTAGACAAGAAAAATGTAGACTCTGAATTGTCTGACTCATCTGCATGTGGAGAATATAAGGCATTGGATACCTCGCCGGAATTATCGCAAAAAACAATTGGTAGTTCTATCCTTAATGATGAAGAGAAACATCCTTATGATCTAGTAGAAGTGAGAAATGATGCTTGGAAAACACATGGAATCGATAACATACATCACACTGAGAGAGCAAACTCGTTATTACATAAtgacaaaaataaagaaaatgaggATGATTTCCAATATGAAACTATGATGCCTTTTGTATCTTCTCAAAGCTCTTCAAAGAGTAAGTCTAGTATTACAGATAGTCCAGTAGTGACTACTTCCGCGATAAGCCAGATACCTTGCAAGTCCAGTGATGAATCAGATTATGATAAACTGGAGCATTTTGGTTCTGCAACCAAGCTCAGTCAGAAATGCGCATATAAGTTCGGAAATTTTAGTGGTGCATCACAAACCTCACATTCCAACATTTCTATAAATACTTCTGTAGCTGATACCAATACTGCATGGTCAAACTATGATATTGTTGAGGACATGTCTGCTGTGAGGCTGGCAGATGATAGTCACCTTGGATATGGTGTTATTAGAAAGAAATCAAATCATTCTGAGTCTGCTTCTGGCAGCAGTACCGTGGGTCCAAAGCATAAAGTCTTTAATAATAGTGAATATGCGATCGTGTCAAAACCAAAAAgg CTACACGGAGAAAACAAACGAGCGCCCCAGAAAGAGTTGCACAGGGTAGACCAGTAA
- the eca gene encoding transmembrane p24 trafficking protein eclair: MLKHGSIFIIFLCILEYGTGLYFHIAETERKCFIEEIPDETTVVVNYKVELYDPRTGGFAPSSPAMGMHVEVRDPDDKMILSRVYSSEGRISFTSHTPGEHIICLYSNSSSWFSGTQLRVHLDIQVGEHAIDYANTAQKEKFTELQLKIRQLLDQVEQITKEQNYQRYREERFRQTSESTHRRVFWWSLAQSVVLVIMGAWQMKHLKSFFEYKKLV; the protein is encoded by the exons ATGTTAAAGCACGgaagtatatttattatttttctgtgcATCCTCGAATATGGGACTGGTCTTTACTTTCACATTGCTGAAACCGAACGAAAGTGTTTCATCGAAGAGATTCCAGATGAAACGACAGTTGTAG TGAATTATAAAGTGGAATTATATGATCCACGAACCGGTGGATTTGCACCGAGCAGCCCTGCAATGGGAATGCACGTGGAAGTTCGTGATCCTGACGATAAAATGATACTTTCTAGAGTATATAGTTCAGAAGGAAGAATTTCTTTCACTTCTCACACACCTGGAGAACATATTATTTGCTTATATTCTAACAGTAGCTCCTGGTTCAGTGGTACTCAATTG AGGGTGCATTTAGATATCCAAGTGGGTGAACATGCTATTGACTATGCTAATACAGCTCAAAAGGAAAAATTTACTGAACTACAACTGAAGATACGTCAACTTCTTGATCAAGTAGAACAAATAACAAAAGAGCAAAATTATCAAAGG TATCGAGAAGAACGCTTTAGACAAACATCTGAAAGCACACATCGTCGCGTATTCTGGTGGTCTCTTGCTCAGTCTGTAGTTTTAGTAATCATGGGTGCATGGCAGATGAAACATTTGAAGAGCTTCTTTGAGTATAAGAAATTAGTATAA
- the LOC117603951 gene encoding uncharacterized protein LOC117603951: MYCLRQAFRCGTRLILTKNPTNLYRLPLINEERFKINFHERIHIRSKTSLCESAEENKEEADNKQVLGKIEGKLKVMFTCKICQLRSGKVISKVAYERGVVIIRCDGCKNNHLIADNLGWFGELQKNNNIEKILAAKGETVRKVLNDVDGYIEVIEKAEYDLLQHNIKRKQDLIEQQNKIDSHDNKNPGTLEEK; encoded by the coding sequence ATGTATTGTTTACGACAAGCGTTTCGTTGCGGAACTCGACTGATCCTTACGAAAAATCCTACGAATTTGTATCGGCTTCCACTGATTAATGAGGAAagatttaaaatcaattttcacgAACGAATACATATTCGTTCTAAAACAAGTCTTTGTGAATCTGCAGAAGAAAACAAAGAAGAAGCCGATAATAAACAGGTGCTTGGAAAGATTGAAGGAAAGCTGAAGGTGATGTTTACGTGTAAAATATGTCAGTTAAGAAGCGGCAAAGTTATATCAAAAGTGGCATATGAAAGAGGAGTAGTCATAATTCGTTGTGATGGTTGTAAAAACAATCATTTAATTGCTGATAATCTTGGATGGTTCGGAGAGTtacagaagaacaacaacattGAAAAAATATTGGCAGCAAAGGGAGAAACTGTTCGGAAAGTACTAAACGATGTCGATGGATATATCGAAGTTATCGAAAAAGCAGAATACGATTTATTACAACATAATATTAAACGAAAACAGGATTTAATTGAACAACAAAATAAGATAGATAGCCATGATAATAAAAACCCTGGAACTTTAGAGGAAAAATAG